From Haliotis asinina isolate JCU_RB_2024 chromosome 8, JCU_Hal_asi_v2, whole genome shotgun sequence, a single genomic window includes:
- the LOC137294472 gene encoding galactosylgalactosylxylosylprotein 3-beta-glucuronosyltransferase 2-like: MLDSRAYTLSDDPDIWNCTKDPLPEPGHPHSGTFGVKTRRKQIETTKRLRVSANGSRYRHVILDDAVDSQRMFNPAIPVIYAVTPTYARVEQKAELTRLSQTFLHLPNFHWILVEDSVNKTRLVTNFLRSSGLSFTHLHALTPPRMKLKPTDVHSAKPRGVSQRNAGLSWIRNKLNPEIQPGVVYFADDDNTYDLRIFAEMRMTKKVAVWPVGFTGKLKYGGPVVTNGKVTSWFTGLNFPRPFAIDMAGFAINLRLFFQYPGAKFTYNVPSGLQESTILGRLNITLSDFEPLADNGTKVLVWHTRTQPPQLDAEATKKDELLRGPYFSVEV, encoded by the exons ATGTTGGACAGTCGGGCGTACACTCTCAGTGAcgacccgg atatatggaacTGCACTAAAGATCCTCTTCCAGAACCAGGCCATCCACATAGCGGTACCTTTGGAGTAAAGACAAGAAGAAAGCAAATAGAAACGACCAAGAGACTCAGAGTGAGTGCGAATGGCTCCCGATATAGGCATGTCATTCTTGACGATGCAGTAGACAGTCAACGGATGTTTAACCCAGCTATACCAGTCATATATGCCGTAACGCCAACGTATGCCCGTGTTGAACAGAAAGCTGAGCTTACAAGGTTGTCACAAACATTTCTTCACCTGCCAAATTTCCATTGGATACTTGTAGAAGATTCCGTAAACAAGACTAGGCTAGTGACAAACTTCTTACGGTCAAGCGGACTGtcatttacacatttacatGCTTTAACACCGCCAAGAATGAAGCTGAAGCCTACAGATGTCCATTCTGCAAAACCAAGAGGGGTGTCGCAAAGAAATGCCGGGTTGTCATGGATACGCAACAAGTTGAATCCCGAAATCCAACCTGGTGTTGTATATTTTGCTGATGATGACAATACCTACGATTTACGGATATTTGCTGAG ATGAGGATGACCAAAAAGGTTGCAGTTTGGCCCGTGGGATTTACAGGAAAACTGAAATATGGAGGACCAGTCGTTACCAATGGAAAG GTGACTAGCTGGTTCACGGGACTTAACTTTCCCCGCCCTTTCGCTATTGACATGGCCGGGTTTGCCATCAACCTAAGGCTTTTCTTCCAATACCCAGGGGCAAAGTTCACCTATAACGTTCCGTCAGGATTGCAGGAATCTACCATCTTGGGGCGACTTAATATTACACTAAGCGACTTTGAACCTCTGGCAGATAATGGTACAAAG GTACTTGTATGGCATACTAGGACTCAACCTCCACAATTAGACGCTGAAGCAACGAAAAAAGATGAACTCCTCCGTGGGCCCTACTTTTCTGTTGAGGTTTAA